The Mesorhizobium loti DNA segment GGGCCGCCTGGCGCAGGCAAGACCACCCTTCTTCGCGGCCTTTGCCGGGAGATGGCGAAACACGGCATCAACGTGAAGACAGTGAACGGCTATCGCCTGATCGAATATGGGTCGGTCCAGGATGACAGCCCGGAGGTGCGCCATGCCATTGGGCGTATCGGCAGGAAGATTGCCACCTCCGGTCCCGTCTTGTTGTCGACCTTGCCGAAGGACGGTGTCGCTGCGCGGCTTCTGGCTTCAATTCCCTTGAGAAGCCGCACATGGTCATGGCGCATGAAGATCGACATCGCCCTGTTGTGCGAGTCCTGGCGTCAAGCGCAGGAATCGGAAGGTTACTTCATTTTCGAAGAAGGCCTGATCCAGGCTTTGTGCGCGCTGGTTTTGCTGGCACGAACTCCAAGCATCGACGTGGTTCGTGACTGCCTGACGTTCCTGCCGCGACCGGACCTCCTTATCCAGCTCGATGCGCCGCAGGAAACGTTGCGCCGCCGTCTTATGGATCGGCATGCGCAGCAACCGCTCCTCGAGGTCCTGCTGTTCGAACTCGGCGTGGACAGGGGCTTGAGACAGGCCGATATATCGAGGGAGATCGGCGAGTGCTTGCGCCAAGATGGATGGCCCCTGATACAAATCAACGGTGCTGAACCTCACGATTTTGGCAAGGTCATCACGCGAGTCTTGGAAGAGCGTGAGACCGCCCCGAGTCTAGCGATGTAGTGGTCTCACGCCACCAAAATCCAAATAACAGAAGCCAGCGCGAAAGGCATCGTCGCCGTCCATCTCGCCCCCTACTCCACCGTCACGGATTTCGCCAGATTGCGCGGCTGGTCGACGTCGGTGCCCATGAACACGGCGGCGAAATAGGCCAGCATCTGGATCGG contains these protein-coding regions:
- a CDS encoding sulfate adenylyltransferase codes for the protein MNACSETLGHTAMIIELFGPPGAGKTTLLRGLCREMAKHGINVKTVNGYRLIEYGSVQDDSPEVRHAIGRIGRKIATSGPVLLSTLPKDGVAARLLASIPLRSRTWSWRMKIDIALLCESWRQAQESEGYFIFEEGLIQALCALVLLARTPSIDVVRDCLTFLPRPDLLIQLDAPQETLRRRLMDRHAQQPLLEVLLFELGVDRGLRQADISREIGECLRQDGWPLIQINGAEPHDFGKVITRVLEERETAPSLAM